One genomic window of Nisaea sp. includes the following:
- a CDS encoding NAD-glutamate dehydrogenase — protein MRDKLHTLKQELVDGVIALAEERIAKDKQAEAKSFIRQFYENVAPQDILSEEPEDLFGSALSIWAFGKVRTPGTAKIRAYNPKFESTGWQSPHTVIEIVNDDMPFLVDSVTTALMSLDLTVHLVIHPILKIERSSASKVQNLLDRDNVSDCMIRESFMQLRISEQSSAEVLSNIEAELHSVLDDVRASVEDWRTMREKVLDVVTEIGVRETPHNREEVSEVIDFLRWIEDNHFTFLGYRELDYVGSGKSAHMEVVTGSGLGILRKPETSVFGGLRDFGKLPEDVRRFLTSPDLLLIMKANRKARVHRPVYMDTIIVKKIDKTGKVTGEHRFIGLFTSVAYNQSPGEIPMLRQKVQRIVSRGGFAQESHDGKALINILETYPRDELFQASEDALLTTSIGVLHLQERQKTALFVRSDPFERFVSVILFVPRDHYTTQIRERFADILAQAFKGHVAAFYTQMSESVLARLQFIIATERGAVPEVDVEELERRLADAARSWSDKLHQALIEAKGEEQGNALHRRYQDAFPSSYRETYSAQGAIFDIERIEETMADGSLAMNLFRPIGSEETQLYLKFFHIDTPVPLSDVMPMIENMGVRVLSEHPYEVVSKDLSNAVWIHDFEMQLRSGQSVDIEAMRQPFHDAFEAVWTGKMENDGFNILILQAGLTWREVAMLRAYAKYLRQAAFTFSQTYMEETLAENASIAKLLARLFDVRFNPAVEEAKRATTTSEILAEIEAALDNVANLDQDRIIQRYLNLILSTMRTNYYQPGADGNPKPYISFKLDSQAIEDLPLPRPLVEIWVFSPRTEAVHLRGGRVARGGIRWSDRREDFRTEILGLMKAQQVKNAVIVPVGSKGGFVVKRPPADGTREAMQAEAIECYKTMMRGMLDITDNISGTDIIPPEHVVRHDENDPYLVVAADKGTATFSDIANGVSQEYGFWLDDAFASGGSAGYDHKKMAITARGAWESVKRHFREIGINIQTTDFSVIGVGDMSGDVFGNGMLLSKHIKLIGAFNHMHIFFDPTPDAAKTWTERQRLFDMPRSSWTDYDTKLISKGGGIYPRSLKSIETTPEMKSVLGIKADKVTPNDLIRAMLMAQVDLLWFGGIGTYIKESRETNADAGDRANDSLRIDAKEIGAKVVGEGANLGVTQRARIEYALGGGRINTDAIDNSAGVDCSDHEVNIKILLGAVVTDGDMTRKQRDKLLEEMTDEVATLVLKDNYDQSQALTMAVTEGTALLDAETRLIRELERSHLKLNRAVEFLPDDETLSERMADGQGLTRPELAVLLAYAKMELYDEILPSDLPDDPMLAEDLIRYFPARLHGKMNDTIRSHRLKREIIATYVANSMINRVGATFVNAVREQTGDASPDIARAYTVARDVFGIRRLWSAVEDLDNKVPAVVQTEMLQDIKRLVERAAVWFLRSERRPLDLQALTGTYLDGVAELTAELDTVLTDSHREAVQKKAAEHEAAGVPKELARGVASADILISGCDIVRLSGQTGESVLQVAEVYFAVGHEFSLDWLRERADHVVAESHWQKMAVAAIVDDFYSHQFQLAQNVLAERSNGKSKKASAEALIEKWSDTRGDASARMDRLLADLRAADGVDLSMLAVANGQFRSLLAH, from the coding sequence ATGCGCGATAAGTTGCACACCTTGAAGCAAGAACTTGTCGACGGCGTGATCGCACTCGCAGAAGAGCGGATCGCCAAAGACAAGCAGGCCGAGGCCAAAAGCTTCATCAGGCAGTTCTACGAAAATGTCGCGCCTCAGGACATTTTATCCGAAGAACCGGAAGACCTGTTCGGCAGTGCGTTGTCGATCTGGGCTTTCGGCAAGGTGCGTACGCCAGGCACCGCCAAGATCCGGGCCTACAATCCAAAGTTCGAATCCACCGGATGGCAATCACCTCACACAGTGATCGAAATCGTCAATGACGATATGCCGTTCCTGGTGGACTCGGTCACCACTGCGTTGATGTCGCTGGATCTCACCGTTCATCTTGTCATTCACCCGATCCTGAAAATCGAACGGTCATCCGCCAGCAAGGTTCAAAACCTTCTGGATCGTGACAATGTCAGCGACTGCATGATCCGGGAATCCTTCATGCAGCTGCGCATCTCCGAGCAGAGCTCGGCAGAGGTCCTGTCCAATATCGAGGCCGAGCTACACTCTGTGCTTGATGATGTGAGGGCTTCCGTCGAGGACTGGCGGACGATGCGGGAGAAGGTACTCGACGTCGTCACCGAGATCGGTGTGCGCGAGACCCCGCACAATCGTGAGGAAGTAAGCGAGGTCATCGATTTCCTGCGCTGGATTGAAGACAATCACTTTACCTTCCTCGGGTATCGCGAGCTGGACTATGTCGGCAGCGGCAAGAGCGCGCATATGGAGGTTGTCACCGGCTCCGGCCTCGGCATCCTGCGTAAACCGGAGACCAGCGTATTCGGTGGCTTACGGGATTTCGGCAAACTTCCCGAGGATGTAAGACGTTTCCTGACCAGCCCAGACCTGCTGCTGATCATGAAGGCGAACCGGAAGGCCCGGGTCCATCGCCCTGTCTATATGGACACGATCATCGTCAAGAAGATCGACAAGACGGGCAAGGTCACCGGCGAGCACCGGTTCATCGGTCTCTTCACGTCTGTCGCCTACAATCAGAGTCCCGGCGAAATTCCGATGCTGCGGCAAAAGGTGCAGCGGATCGTCTCCCGAGGAGGTTTCGCGCAGGAGAGTCATGACGGCAAGGCTCTGATCAACATCCTTGAGACCTATCCGCGCGATGAGCTGTTTCAGGCCAGCGAGGATGCCTTGCTGACCACGTCAATCGGGGTTCTGCACTTGCAGGAGCGGCAGAAAACCGCGCTCTTCGTGCGTTCCGATCCGTTCGAACGATTCGTTTCTGTAATATTATTTGTCCCACGCGATCATTACACGACCCAGATCAGGGAACGGTTCGCAGACATTCTCGCGCAGGCCTTCAAGGGCCATGTTGCGGCTTTCTATACACAGATGTCCGAATCCGTCCTCGCGCGCCTTCAATTCATTATCGCAACGGAACGGGGGGCGGTTCCCGAAGTCGACGTCGAGGAACTTGAGCGTCGCCTTGCGGATGCCGCCCGGTCCTGGTCCGACAAGCTCCATCAGGCCCTGATCGAAGCAAAGGGCGAGGAGCAGGGCAACGCGCTGCACCGTCGATACCAGGACGCCTTTCCCTCTTCTTACCGTGAAACATATTCCGCCCAAGGCGCGATTTTCGACATTGAGCGGATCGAGGAAACCATGGCGGACGGAAGTCTCGCCATGAATCTCTTCCGCCCCATCGGATCTGAAGAGACCCAGCTCTACCTCAAGTTTTTCCACATCGACACGCCGGTGCCGCTCTCCGACGTCATGCCGATGATCGAAAATATGGGTGTCCGCGTCCTGAGCGAGCATCCTTATGAAGTCGTCTCCAAGGACCTCTCCAACGCTGTCTGGATCCACGATTTCGAGATGCAGCTCCGCAGCGGGCAAAGCGTCGATATCGAGGCCATGCGCCAACCGTTCCATGACGCCTTCGAAGCCGTCTGGACCGGCAAGATGGAGAATGACGGGTTCAACATCCTCATTCTGCAGGCCGGCCTGACATGGCGCGAGGTCGCCATGTTGCGGGCCTACGCGAAATATCTGCGTCAGGCAGCTTTCACGTTCTCCCAAACCTATATGGAAGAGACGCTGGCGGAAAACGCGTCCATTGCAAAGCTGCTGGCCCGTCTGTTCGACGTCCGGTTCAATCCGGCAGTGGAAGAAGCCAAACGTGCCACTACAACGAGCGAGATCCTGGCCGAGATCGAGGCGGCACTCGACAATGTCGCCAATCTCGATCAGGACCGGATAATCCAGCGCTATCTCAACCTGATCCTGTCAACGATGCGGACCAACTATTACCAGCCTGGCGCAGACGGGAACCCGAAGCCCTACATTTCGTTCAAGCTGGACAGCCAGGCCATCGAGGATCTGCCGCTACCGCGTCCTCTAGTCGAAATCTGGGTGTTCTCGCCCCGCACCGAGGCCGTGCATCTGCGCGGCGGCCGGGTGGCCCGCGGCGGTATTCGCTGGTCGGACCGCAGGGAGGATTTCCGGACCGAGATTCTCGGCTTGATGAAGGCACAACAGGTGAAGAATGCCGTCATCGTTCCCGTCGGCTCAAAGGGCGGATTCGTGGTCAAGCGCCCACCGGCGGACGGCACCCGCGAGGCCATGCAGGCCGAGGCGATCGAGTGCTACAAGACGATGATGCGCGGCATGCTTGATATCACCGACAATATCTCCGGCACCGATATCATTCCGCCGGAACATGTCGTCCGGCATGACGAAAACGATCCTTATCTCGTGGTCGCCGCCGACAAGGGCACCGCCACCTTCTCCGACATCGCCAACGGCGTCTCGCAGGAATATGGCTTTTGGCTCGATGACGCTTTCGCATCGGGCGGTTCCGCCGGATACGATCACAAGAAAATGGCCATCACGGCGCGCGGCGCGTGGGAATCGGTGAAGCGCCATTTCCGGGAAATCGGCATCAACATCCAGACCACGGACTTTTCCGTGATCGGTGTCGGCGACATGAGTGGTGACGTCTTCGGCAACGGCATGCTGCTGTCGAAGCACATCAAGCTGATCGGCGCCTTCAACCACATGCATATCTTCTTCGATCCCACCCCGGACGCAGCGAAGACCTGGACCGAGCGCCAGCGGCTGTTCGATATGCCGCGCAGCAGCTGGACCGATTACGACACCAAGCTGATTTCCAAGGGAGGCGGGATCTATCCGCGATCGCTGAAATCGATCGAGACCACGCCGGAGATGAAGTCCGTGCTCGGTATCAAGGCGGACAAGGTGACGCCGAACGACCTGATCCGGGCGATGCTGATGGCCCAGGTCGACCTGCTCTGGTTTGGCGGGATCGGCACCTACATCAAGGAGAGCAGGGAAACCAACGCCGACGCCGGCGACCGGGCAAACGACTCGCTGCGCATCGACGCCAAGGAGATTGGCGCGAAAGTCGTCGGCGAAGGCGCAAATCTCGGTGTCACGCAGCGTGCGCGCATCGAATATGCGCTGGGCGGCGGGCGGATCAACACCGACGCCATCGACAATTCTGCCGGTGTCGACTGCTCGGATCACGAGGTTAATATCAAGATCCTGCTCGGCGCAGTCGTCACGGATGGCGATATGACCCGAAAGCAGCGGGACAAGCTGCTTGAGGAAATGACCGACGAGGTCGCGACCCTGGTGCTCAAGGATAATTACGATCAGAGCCAGGCCCTGACCATGGCGGTCACAGAAGGTACCGCTCTACTCGACGCCGAAACCCGGCTGATCCGGGAGCTGGAGCGCAGTCACCTGAAGCTGAACCGGGCGGTCGAATTCCTGCCCGACGACGAAACGCTGTCGGAACGCATGGCGGACGGACAGGGCCTGACCAGACCGGAACTCGCTGTCCTGTTGGCCTATGCGAAGATGGAGCTATACGACGAGATCCTGCCCTCCGATCTTCCGGACGACCCGATGCTGGCAGAGGATCTGATCCGGTATTTCCCGGCCCGCCTGCACGGCAAGATGAACGACACGATCCGCAGCCACCGGCTGAAGCGCGAGATTATCGCGACATATGTCGCCAACAGCATGATCAACCGGGTCGGCGCCACTTTCGTCAACGCGGTACGCGAGCAGACCGGCGATGCATCACCAGATATTGCCCGGGCCTACACCGTCGCCCGGGACGTGTTCGGCATCCGCCGCCTCTGGTCTGCGGTCGAGGATCTCGACAACAAGGTTCCCGCAGTCGTGCAAACCGAGATGCTGCAGGATATCAAACGCCTGGTGGAACGGGCTGCGGTCTGGTTCCTGCGAAGCGAGCGCCGGCCGCTTGATCTCCAGGCTCTGACAGGAACTTATCTCGACGGCGTCGCCGAACTGACGGCGGAGCTCGACACGGTATTGACCGACTCCCATCGCGAAGCTGTCCAGAAGAAAGCGGCGGAGCACGAGGCCGCCGGGGTGCCGAAGGAACTGGCCCGTGGCGTTGCCAGTGCCGATATCCTGATTTCCGGCTGCGACATCGTCCGGCTGTCCGGCCAGACCGGGGAAAGCGTGCTGCAGGTGGCGGAAGTCTATTTCGCGGTCGGGCATGAATTCTCGCTCGACTGGCTGCGGGAGCGTGCCGATCACGTGGTTGCAGAGTCGCACTGGCAGAAGATGGCCGTGGCCGCCATCGTCGACGATTTCTATAGTCACCAGTTCCAGCTTGCCCAGAACGTCCTGGCGGAACGCAGCAATGGAAAGAGCAAGAAGGCGTCGGCCGAGGCTCTCATCGAAAAATGGTCGGATACACGCGGCGATGCGTCAGCCCGGATGGATCGGCTGCTGGCTGACTTGCGGGCTGCCGACGGCGTCGATCTATCCATGCTGGCTGTAGCGAACGGCCAGTTCCGCTCGTTGCTCGCACACTAA
- a CDS encoding MFS transporter, whose protein sequence is MESGQPSGPGYPGRRAALSWCLFDWANSPLPTVIITFVFSAYFARGVVGDEVAGTVLWSQALTIAGLTVAVLAPILGAIADQTGPKKPWLAGFSAIGILAAGALWFVHPDPADTMLALIAVGLVLIGTEFANIFYNAMLARVASPERLGRVGGWGWALGYLGAIVCLLIALLGFVQAETPPFGLDKAEAEHVRATALLAAAWFVIFSIPLLKYVPDDERQALSVPAAARAGLKSLWQTIRSLREDRDLWVFLIARMLYADGLATLFQFGGLYAAGTFGMSFAEIIQFGIALNVTAGIGAFGFAWVDDRIGAKPTIAISLVGLISFGFAVLLVEDVAWFWVFALALGIFVGPSQSASRTLLTRMAPAEKRTQVFGLYALSGKATSFLGPALLGWATLTFDSQRAGMATILGFWIVGLALLALVRPASPRAPAA, encoded by the coding sequence GTGGAATCCGGTCAACCCTCCGGCCCCGGATATCCGGGTCGGCGCGCAGCACTCTCCTGGTGCCTGTTCGATTGGGCGAATTCCCCTCTGCCGACGGTGATCATCACCTTCGTCTTTTCAGCCTATTTTGCACGCGGTGTGGTCGGAGATGAGGTCGCGGGCACCGTGCTCTGGAGCCAGGCCCTGACTATCGCGGGTCTGACCGTCGCCGTGCTGGCACCGATACTGGGGGCCATTGCGGACCAGACCGGGCCGAAAAAACCATGGCTGGCCGGCTTTTCCGCAATTGGCATCCTGGCCGCCGGGGCACTCTGGTTCGTCCATCCGGACCCGGCGGATACGATGCTTGCCCTGATCGCCGTGGGGCTGGTGCTGATCGGCACCGAGTTCGCCAATATTTTCTACAACGCCATGCTGGCCCGCGTCGCATCGCCAGAGCGGCTCGGCCGGGTCGGCGGCTGGGGTTGGGCGCTCGGCTATCTCGGCGCTATCGTCTGCCTGCTGATCGCCCTTCTGGGGTTCGTTCAGGCCGAGACACCGCCCTTCGGGCTGGACAAGGCAGAGGCGGAGCATGTCCGGGCAACCGCCCTGCTGGCGGCCGCCTGGTTCGTGATCTTTTCCATTCCGCTGCTGAAATACGTGCCGGACGATGAGCGGCAAGCTCTGTCCGTTCCCGCCGCCGCGCGTGCGGGGCTGAAAAGCCTCTGGCAGACCATCCGATCACTCCGGGAAGATCGTGATCTCTGGGTCTTCCTGATTGCCCGCATGCTCTATGCCGACGGCCTCGCCACCCTGTTCCAGTTTGGCGGCCTTTATGCCGCCGGCACCTTCGGGATGAGCTTTGCTGAAATCATCCAGTTCGGCATTGCCCTCAACGTCACGGCCGGAATCGGCGCTTTCGGCTTTGCCTGGGTCGATGACCGGATAGGCGCCAAGCCGACCATCGCTATTTCGCTGGTCGGCCTGATCAGTTTCGGGTTTGCCGTGTTGCTTGTCGAGGACGTCGCCTGGTTCTGGGTATTCGCCCTGGCCCTCGGCATCTTCGTCGGCCCGTCCCAGTCGGCGAGCCGGACCCTGCTGACCCGCATGGCCCCGGCAGAGAAACGCACGCAGGTCTTCGGTCTCTATGCGTTGTCTGGAAAAGCCACGAGCTTCCTAGGACCAGCCCTGCTCGGCTGGGCCACACTCACCTTCGACAGTCAGCGCGCGGGCATGGCGACAATTCTCGGCTTCTGGATCGTCGGCCTTGCCCTGCTTGCGTTGGTCAGGCCCGCATCTCCGCGCGCACCTGCTGCCTGA
- a CDS encoding site-specific DNA-methyltransferase translates to MTAQDTLPLDQILVGDCIELINKLPEKSVDLVFADPPYNLQLQGELLRPNNSIVDAVDNDWDKFDTFQTYDQFSRDWLTAVRRVLKDDGGLWVIGSYHNIYRVGSVLQDLGFWILNDVIWRKTNPMPNFRGRRFTNAHETLLWCSKSEDSKRYTFNYDAMKAFNEDQQMRSDWHLPLCTGAERIKVDGRKAHPTQKPESLLSRVLLSTSKPGDVVLDPFFGSGTTGAVAKKLGRHFIGLEREQTYAEIAMDRIAAVKRIEDDSLLAVETKRTEPRVPFGNIVERGMLNPGEVLFDQRRRWFAKVRPDGSLVSDSAKGSIHSVGAAVQGAPACNGWTFWHVERGGNPVSIDVFRQQVRAEMRA, encoded by the coding sequence ATGACGGCGCAAGACACGCTGCCGCTGGACCAGATTTTGGTCGGCGACTGCATTGAATTGATCAATAAACTGCCGGAGAAATCGGTGGATTTGGTGTTTGCAGATCCACCCTATAATCTCCAGCTTCAGGGCGAGCTTCTCAGACCCAACAACTCAATTGTCGATGCGGTCGACAATGACTGGGACAAGTTCGATACATTCCAGACCTATGACCAGTTCTCCCGCGACTGGCTCACGGCGGTGCGCCGCGTCCTGAAGGACGATGGCGGGCTCTGGGTCATCGGCAGCTATCACAATATCTACCGGGTCGGCTCGGTCCTGCAGGATCTCGGCTTCTGGATCCTGAACGACGTCATCTGGCGCAAGACCAACCCGATGCCGAATTTCCGCGGGCGCCGTTTCACCAACGCGCATGAGACATTGCTCTGGTGTTCGAAGAGCGAGGACAGCAAGCGGTATACGTTTAACTACGATGCCATGAAGGCCTTCAACGAAGACCAGCAGATGCGCAGCGACTGGCACCTGCCTCTTTGTACCGGAGCAGAGCGTATCAAGGTGGATGGCCGCAAGGCACACCCGACGCAGAAACCGGAAAGCCTGCTGTCGCGCGTGCTTTTGTCGACCTCCAAGCCGGGCGACGTGGTGCTCGATCCTTTCTTTGGCTCAGGCACCACCGGCGCGGTTGCAAAGAAGCTGGGGCGGCATTTTATAGGGCTTGAGCGCGAGCAGACATATGCCGAGATCGCCATGGACCGCATCGCTGCGGTCAAGCGGATCGAGGATGACAGTCTTCTGGCGGTAGAGACCAAGCGGACCGAACCGCGCGTGCCGTTCGGCAATATCGTCGAGCGCGGCATGCTCAACCCGGGCGAGGTTCTGTTCGACCAGCGCCGCCGCTGGTTCGCCAAGGTGCGTCCGGACGGCTCGCTGGTCTCGGATAGTGCCAAGGGCTCGATCCATTCCGTCGGCGCGGCGGTACAGGGGGCGCCGGCCTGCAACGGCTGGACCTTCTGGCACGTTGAGCGCGGTGGTAACCCCGTGTCGATCGACGTCTTCAGGCAGCAGGTGCGCGCGGAGATGCGGGCCTGA
- a CDS encoding ribonuclease HII: MSDFSLEIEAGADQGAVIVGIDEVGRGPLAGPVMAAAVHIPFALHNEPFFRDVTDSKKLSAAKRELIAEALVGRIPYGIGVAEVEEIDRINILQATYVAMGRAAAALSQRLDKTPDLYLIDGNRLPPVPVPARAVVKGDLKSLSIAAASIIAKVHRDNAMCALAEVHPGYGWERNAGYGTAEHLAGIAAHGVTDHHRRSFRPVREALLADGDTL, encoded by the coding sequence TTGTCTGATTTCAGTCTGGAAATCGAAGCCGGTGCTGACCAGGGTGCCGTGATTGTCGGGATTGACGAGGTCGGGCGCGGGCCGCTCGCTGGGCCTGTTATGGCGGCGGCAGTGCATATCCCTTTTGCCTTGCACAATGAACCCTTTTTCAGGGACGTCACGGACTCCAAAAAGCTGAGTGCGGCCAAGCGCGAGCTGATTGCCGAGGCGCTTGTTGGTCGGATCCCGTATGGCATCGGCGTCGCCGAGGTCGAGGAGATCGACCGCATCAACATTTTGCAGGCAACTTACGTTGCGATGGGACGGGCGGCTGCTGCTCTGTCCCAGCGTCTCGATAAAACTCCGGATCTATACCTGATCGACGGCAATCGCTTGCCGCCTGTCCCTGTTCCGGCCCGTGCGGTGGTGAAGGGCGATCTTAAATCGCTCAGCATCGCGGCCGCCTCGATCATCGCCAAGGTGCATCGGGACAATGCCATGTGTGCGCTGGCGGAGGTCCATCCCGGATACGGCTGGGAGCGTAATGCCGGATACGGCACGGCCGAGCATCTGGCGGGCATCGCCGCGCACGGTGTCACGGATCATCACCGGCGGTCCTTCCGGCCGGTCCGCGAAGCACTTCTCGCCGATGGCGACACACTCTGA
- a CDS encoding LysE family translocator has translation MLEDWIAGFVIFALTLSLTPGPNNTLFTASGVNFGISRTVPHILGVAVGFPAMLAAVALGLWSLLSAVPGLLEALRYVSIAILIYLAWRIAGGAAGKIGRPERPMRFYEAAAFQWVNPKAWLISASAMTTFSGVAANGSPDITSRLPLMCALFFAIVILSGFTWAGIGAGLSRWLQDGIRLRIANSVLALLLLSSLFLA, from the coding sequence ATGCTCGAAGACTGGATCGCCGGGTTTGTCATTTTCGCCCTCACCCTCAGCCTGACACCCGGGCCGAACAACACGCTCTTCACGGCGTCCGGGGTCAATTTCGGAATCTCCCGCACAGTGCCCCACATCCTCGGCGTTGCCGTTGGATTCCCGGCCATGCTTGCCGCCGTGGCGCTCGGCCTCTGGTCGCTGCTGAGCGCTGTTCCGGGACTGCTGGAAGCCCTGCGCTACGTTTCCATCGCCATCCTCATCTATCTCGCCTGGAGGATCGCTGGCGGAGCCGCCGGGAAAATCGGCCGCCCGGAGCGGCCCATGCGGTTCTACGAGGCTGCCGCCTTCCAGTGGGTGAACCCCAAGGCCTGGCTGATCTCGGCCAGTGCCATGACGACCTTCAGCGGTGTGGCTGCCAACGGCTCTCCGGACATCACCTCCCGGCTGCCTCTGATGTGCGCGCTGTTCTTTGCCATCGTGATTCTCTCCGGCTTCACCTGGGCCGGGATCGGCGCCGGTCTTTCGCGCTGGCTGCAGGACGGCATCCGGCTCAGGATCGCGAATAGTGTGCTCGCCCTGCTGCTGCTCTCGTCCCTGTTTCTGGCCTGA
- a CDS encoding PA0069 family radical SAM protein: protein MVDPDFHLPDAPDPDIIQRSPHKGRGAVSNVSGRFEQEQRQRVIGGWPGDNPFQGASADFPDLDARPRTEVGIDASRTIIARNKSPDIPFDRSINPYRGCEHGCIYCFARPTHAYLGYSPGLDFETKLLAKPDAATLLDDALRKPGYKPDVMALGTNTDPYQPIEKEHRITREVLQVLSDFGHPLSIVTKSALVTRDIDILAPMAARGLVSVAISITTLDRHLARIMEPRAATPGRRLDVVHALKSEGIPVHVLAAPIIPAINDGEIEALVEASAEAGARGVGHILLRLPHEIKEQFREWLEQHFPDRADRVYSLIRQTRDGDLYRAEWGERMRGSGPYAALIHRRFEVAKKRVGLAGSFPSLRMDRFVVPPRAGDQLSLL from the coding sequence ATGGTCGATCCCGATTTTCATCTACCGGATGCACCGGACCCGGACATTATCCAGCGTTCTCCGCACAAGGGGCGTGGTGCGGTCAGCAATGTCAGCGGCCGGTTCGAGCAGGAACAGCGCCAGCGGGTCATTGGCGGCTGGCCCGGAGATAATCCGTTCCAGGGTGCTTCCGCCGATTTTCCTGACCTGGATGCCCGGCCACGGACCGAGGTCGGGATCGATGCATCCCGCACGATCATTGCCCGGAACAAATCCCCCGATATTCCGTTCGACCGCTCGATCAATCCCTATCGTGGCTGCGAGCATGGCTGCATCTACTGCTTTGCCCGGCCAACCCATGCCTATCTCGGCTATTCGCCGGGGCTCGATTTTGAAACAAAGCTGCTGGCGAAACCGGATGCCGCGACCCTGCTCGACGACGCGCTGAGAAAGCCCGGCTACAAGCCGGACGTGATGGCGCTCGGGACCAATACCGACCCCTATCAGCCGATCGAGAAAGAGCACAGGATCACCCGCGAGGTGCTGCAGGTCCTGTCCGATTTTGGCCACCCGCTTTCGATTGTCACCAAGTCGGCGCTGGTCACCCGCGATATCGACATTCTTGCGCCGATGGCGGCGCGCGGGTTGGTGTCCGTGGCGATCAGCATCACGACACTCGATCGGCACCTTGCCCGCATCATGGAGCCGAGGGCGGCAACGCCGGGACGGCGGCTGGACGTGGTGCATGCGCTTAAATCGGAAGGCATTCCGGTTCATGTCCTGGCGGCGCCGATTATTCCGGCGATCAATGACGGGGAAATTGAGGCGCTGGTGGAGGCATCGGCGGAAGCCGGTGCACGCGGCGTCGGCCATATCCTTCTGAGGCTGCCGCATGAGATCAAGGAACAGTTTCGGGAATGGCTGGAGCAGCACTTTCCGGACCGGGCGGACAGGGTCTATTCGCTGATCCGCCAGACCCGTGACGGGGACCTTTACCGGGCGGAGTGGGGCGAGCGGATGCGCGGCAGTGGGCCTTACGCTGCCCTGATTCACCGCCGCTTCGAGGTGGCGAAGAAACGCGTGGGGCTGGCTGGGTCATTCCCGTCCCTGCGCATGGACAGGTTCGTGGTCCCGCCGCGCGCAGGCGACCAGCTCAGCCTGCTTTAA
- a CDS encoding DUF4169 family protein, translating to MSGKIVNLRQARKRKTREAAGEKAADNRLKFGRTKEQRVGDEAASARRDQASERLDRHRMESDEPPSEN from the coding sequence ATGAGTGGCAAGATCGTCAATCTGCGGCAGGCGCGCAAGCGGAAGACCCGTGAGGCCGCCGGAGAGAAAGCTGCCGACAACAGACTGAAATTCGGTCGCACGAAAGAACAGCGGGTCGGAGACGAAGCCGCCTCCGCGCGTCGCGATCAGGCATCGGAACGGCTCGACCGGCATCGTATGGAAAGTGACGAGCCACCCTCGGAAAACTGA